A window of the Janthinobacterium agaricidamnosum NBRC 102515 = DSM 9628 genome harbors these coding sequences:
- a CDS encoding type II toxin-antitoxin system YafO family toxin: protein MIVVKASKILESQFRLSRLDFSCFVQLFTTWKSAALIGEDEFYPFDAHSAYIRPLSAGKQHVARHVHLVPLRDLAKKPSWKLRTSRRSRRSSDRVLIYVHDAGNYLLLAILPEPEAHQITRMLYPQDAEAMRSLAEIAEEFLYTGKVIG from the coding sequence TTGATCGTCGTCAAAGCCAGCAAGATCCTTGAGAGCCAGTTTCGTTTATCCCGGCTCGATTTTTCATGCTTTGTGCAATTGTTCACGACCTGGAAATCCGCCGCGCTGATCGGCGAAGACGAGTTTTACCCCTTCGATGCGCATAGCGCCTATATTCGTCCGTTGAGCGCCGGCAAGCAGCACGTGGCGCGCCATGTGCACTTGGTGCCGCTGCGCGACCTGGCGAAAAAGCCGAGCTGGAAATTACGCACCTCGCGCCGCTCGCGGCGCAGCAGCGACCGCGTGCTGATCTATGTCCACGATGCCGGCAACTACCTGTTGCTGGCTATCTTGCCGGAACCGGAAGCGCATCAGATCACCCGCATGCTGTACCCGCAAGACGCCGAGGCGATGCGCAGCCTGGCGGAAATCGCCGAAGAGTTTTTATATACCGGGAAAGTGATAGGGTAG
- a CDS encoding DNA/RNA non-specific endonuclease, with the protein MVQKSIAGLTLACGLLWSGIASAGACPSFYVDGRSPEILNQKLGGATRELCYSVFGVMHSGITRTPLWSAEHLTAQNIHAAQSLSRENSFHAEQELPVSQRAELADYARSGFDRGHMAPNGDMPDRVSQHDSFTLANIVPQDGNNNRHIWAGIEGAVRKLAQKEGDLYVLTGPAFIGGNLQKIGNVLVPSHIYKVVYSPRQRAGAAYFIENKSTRDYQMLSIAALESRIGINLLPSLSSKQKEAMLRLPKVNSKKSF; encoded by the coding sequence ATGGTGCAAAAATCGATCGCCGGCCTGACGCTGGCGTGTGGCTTGTTGTGGTCCGGCATCGCCAGTGCCGGTGCGTGTCCGTCGTTTTATGTCGATGGCCGTTCGCCTGAAATTCTCAACCAGAAACTCGGCGGCGCCACCAGGGAGTTGTGTTACAGCGTGTTCGGGGTCATGCATTCGGGTATCACCCGCACGCCGCTATGGTCCGCCGAACATTTGACGGCGCAAAACATCCATGCCGCGCAAAGCTTGTCGCGTGAAAACTCTTTCCATGCCGAGCAGGAATTGCCGGTCAGCCAGCGCGCCGAACTGGCCGATTATGCGCGCAGCGGGTTCGACCGCGGCCACATGGCGCCGAACGGCGACATGCCGGACCGGGTCAGCCAGCATGACAGCTTTACGCTGGCCAATATCGTGCCGCAAGACGGTAACAATAATCGCCATATCTGGGCCGGTATCGAAGGTGCGGTGCGCAAGCTGGCGCAAAAAGAGGGGGATTTGTATGTGCTGACCGGTCCCGCCTTTATCGGCGGCAACTTGCAAAAGATCGGCAATGTACTGGTGCCCAGCCATATCTATAAAGTAGTCTATAGCCCGCGGCAACGCGCCGGCGCGGCCTATTTTATTGAAAACAAGTCGACTAGGGATTACCAGATGCTCAGCATCGCCGCACTGGAAAGCAGGATCGGCATCAATCTGTTACCTTCGCTGTCCAGCAAGCAAAAAGAAGCGATGCTGCGCTTGCCGAAGGTGAACAGCAAAAAAAGTTTCTAA
- a CDS encoding SRPBCC family protein — MIKKVVIAIVVVIAAILGFAATKPDTFSVQREATIKAAPDKILPLITDFHYWRAWSPWEKLDPAMRRTLSGAPSGKGAIYQWTGNDKVGAGRMEITDVTEPSKVTIKLDFVKPFESHNTTEFTLEPQGDSTKVTWKMHGPSPYVTKVMSVFASMDSMVGKDFEAGLANLKAASEK; from the coding sequence ATGATCAAGAAAGTTGTCATCGCCATCGTCGTCGTGATTGCCGCCATCCTGGGCTTTGCCGCCACCAAGCCCGACACCTTCAGCGTCCAGCGCGAAGCGACCATCAAGGCGGCGCCCGACAAGATACTGCCCTTGATCACCGACTTCCATTACTGGCGCGCCTGGTCGCCATGGGAAAAACTGGACCCGGCGATGCGCCGCACCCTCAGCGGCGCGCCCAGCGGCAAGGGCGCCATTTATCAATGGACAGGCAATGACAAGGTCGGCGCCGGGCGCATGGAAATCACCGATGTGACGGAACCGTCGAAAGTGACGATCAAGCTCGATTTCGTCAAACCGTTCGAAAGCCACAACACCACCGAATTCACGCTGGAACCGCAAGGCGACAGCACCAAAGTGACCTGGAAAATGCATGGCCCCAGCCCGTACGTGACCAAGGTGATGAGTGTGTTTGCCAGCATGGACAGCATGGTCGGCAAGGATTTCGAGGCCGGCCTGGCCAATTTGAAGGCCGCCAGCGAAAAATAG